One Setaria viridis chromosome 5, Setaria_viridis_v4.0, whole genome shotgun sequence genomic region harbors:
- the LOC117856630 gene encoding cytochrome b561 domain-containing protein At2g30890 has product MLASGRRLLLVRTSFVILSLLVPSDGASNSTETLNQSHNKTGNPLEMTPKVSFQLKLHALFHWTSFGFLMPLGIILVRMSSKSRNGGCIRLLFYCHVISQVAAVLLATGGAVLSLMNFENSFSNSHQRVGLALYGVMWLQPIIGFFRPERGVKVRSLWYFFHWFLGITICATGIVNVYIGLHTYHEKTTKSVRLLTGLLTVEVILLAFSYLMIDRWSYMMKQGHVSVEQLRPTDNRRTYPTTLRKELAMVQE; this is encoded by the exons ATGCTAGCGTCTGGGAGAAGGCTGCTCCTTGTGCGCACAAGCTTTGTGATTCTTTCGCTTCTTGTGCCGTCCGATGGCGCATCGAATTCCACGGAGACTCTCAATCAGAGCCACAACAAGACCGGGAATCCTTTGGAG ATGACACCCAAAGTATCATTTCAGCTCAAGCTACACGCATTGTTCCATTGGACTTCGTTCGGTTTCTTGATGCCATTAGGGATAATACTAGTCAGGATGTCAAGCAAATCCCGTAATGGCGGATGCATTCGACTCCTCTTCTATTGCCATGTCATTTCACAG GTTGCAGCTGTCCTTCTTGCTACAGGCGGTGCGGTACTGTCCTTGATGAACTTTGAAAACTCATTCAGTAACAGTCACCAAAGAGTAGGATTGGCACTTTATGGAGTCATGTGGCTTCAGCCAATTATCGGATTCTTCAGGCCAGAAAG AGGTGTAAAGGTGAGGAGTCTTTGGTACTTCTTCCATTGGTTCCTTGGAATCACAATCTGCGCCACGGGCATCGTGAACGTCTACATTGGCCTTCATACCTACCATGAGAAAACCACCAAGAGCGTGAGGCTCTTGACTGGCCTCCTCACCGTTGAGGTCATCTTGCTGGCTTTCTCCTACCTCATGATAGATAGATGGAGCTATATGATGAAGCAAGGGCACGTCTCCGTTGAGCAGCTAAGGCCTACCGACAACCGAAGAACCTATCCGACTACCCTTCGGAAAGAGCTAGCTATGGTGCAAGAGTGA